The Camelina sativa cultivar DH55 chromosome 14, Cs, whole genome shotgun sequence genome includes a window with the following:
- the LOC104739686 gene encoding BOI-related E3 ubiquitin-protein ligase 1: MLSGNNGNTVPPVFMNENQLQYQTNVQPNQLHLFNTMGGGCTVVDPVNYFANDNLVPMIRPNKRGREAENFSNILRQQKLQMSLNYNHNNIGVREEVPKENIVSTGLRLSYDDDERNSSVTSASGSIVGASPIFDDSLRTDLHRQKDELDQFIRNQAAQMAKGVRDMKQRHIASFLTTLEKGLSKKLQEKDHEINDMNKKNKELVERIKQVAMEAQNWHYRAKYNESVVNVLKANLQQAMSHNNNVMAAADQGKEGFGDSEIDDAASSYIDPNKKNNNMGSQRMRCKMCSAKEVSVLLVPCRHLSLCTECDVFTKICPVCKSLKTSSVQVFFS, from the exons ATGCTAAGTGGAAACAATGGAAACACCGTTCCACCGGTTTTCATGAACGAGAACCAGTTGCAATACCAGACTAACGTACAACCGAATCAGCTTCATTTGTTCAATACCA TGGGAGGTGGATGCACTGTTGTTGATCCAGTTAACTATTTTGCTAACGATAACCTCGTTCCAATGATTCGGCCTAACAAAAGAGGAAGGGAAGCTGAAAACTTTAGTAATATTCTAAGACAGCAGAAGCTTCAGATGTCTTTGAACTATAATCATAACAACATTGGTGTTCGAGAAGAAGTCCCTAAGGAGAATATAGTCTCAACTGGTCTTAGACTatcttatgatgatgatgaacgcAACTCTTCGGTGACTTCTGCTAGTGGTAGCATTGTAGGTGCTTCTCCTATCTTCGATGATAGTCTTAGGACTGACCTCCATAGACAAAAAGATGAGCTTGACCAGTTCATCAGGAACCAG GCAGCTCAAATGGCGAAAGGTGTGAGGGATATGAAACAGAGACACATTGCGTCTTTTCTCACCACATTAGAGAAAGGACTGAGCAAGAAGCTTCAAGAGAAAGATCACGAGATCAATGACATGAACAAGAAGAATAAGGAGCTCGTGGAGCGGATAAAGCAAGTGGCGATGGAAGCTCAGAATTGGCACTACAGAGCAAAGTACAATGAGTCTGTGGTTAATGTCTTAAAGGCAAATCTCCAACAAGCAATGTCACACAACAACAATGTCATGGCTGCTGCAGACCAAGGCAAAGAAGGGTTTGGAGACAGCGAGATAGATGATGCAGCTTCGTCATACATTGATCCaaacaagaagaacaataaCATGGGGAGTCAGAGGATGAGATGCAAAATGTGCAGCGCAAAGGAAGTATCGGTGTTGCTTGTGCCATGTCGGCACTTGAGTTTGTGTACAGAATGCGATGTATTCACTAAGATTTGTCCTGTATGCAAGTCTTTGAAAACTTCTAGCGTTCAAGTCttcttttcttga